In Camelina sativa cultivar DH55 chromosome 13, Cs, whole genome shotgun sequence, the genomic window TTAGTACGGACGGATGCAGAGTCTATGTGTTCCTTCTTGATAGGATCGAGTTTACTCTTTTAGTTATCTCCTTAGTAATAGGAGAAGTAGTGTCTCCATTTCCCACTTTCTTATTTCCTTGTTTGTAGGATCGTGAGCGATCAATGCTATTTGTATTTAAAGACATGTACTTCAACAGAGAAGTTATGAAGAGAAAATTGCAGTAACTTGTTCTAAAGTCTTTGAGAACCAAAGTGTTCTTGTCCTTTGTTCTTGATAACATTGATTGTCCTAAATTGGGACCTatcatttggtatcagagcaattaCTCTTGCTTTGAAGAGTGACCAAAATTAGCATCACTGCTAACATTTGGTATCAAAGCACTTCTATCCATCTTGTTGACGGCATTCTTCGAGAACCAACGTTCAACAAAACACCTTCAACTTTCTATTTCATACAAAAATATGGGAAGCAACATGGAGCTAACTGCTGATTTTGGGGCCAGTCTCGGAGAAGTACAAGATGTGCTCTTTCGTGAACTGCTTAATGTatttgagaagatgaagatcaaTATGATGAATGAGATCAAGAAGGCGAGACAAGAAATGATGGATGAATTCAAGAGTCTTCAAGAGAGCATGAGTCGTCCGGTGGGAAAAACCAGAAGTCTCAAAGCTATTTGTGAAAGAGCAAGCAAACAAGACGAGAAAGCCGACACGGTCACGTCGCAGGTTCTGTCACCACTCAAACTGTCAGCGGTTTCACCACCAAAGTACCGACGAGTTCAAACAGTTCTGATCAAACGACACGGACGTCATACTCCTCGGGACAGAAAACGAGGAAAGCACAACCGATGTAATTCATCTAAACACAAATCCAGAGTTGGTTGTGCCAAAGTGTTCTTGTCCTTTGTTCTTGATAATATTGATTGTCCTAAATTGGGACCTATCACACAAACTGACGAAATGCCCAAGGGAAAATCAAGACCGACAAATCAGAAATTCCGACGTGTTGGGAAAGtcttcaagaaattgaaaaatcaaCTATATGAGTAGAAGAAGAGATATTAGAGGGAAAGATTGTCCCTGGTCGATTGTTTTCTAGCATACGAGAGAGATGCTTGTTGGGATGCCAATAAGAAACCGGTGAGGATTTTATCgggggcaaaaaaaaaatatataatatatatgccaaataatataataattttatatctactaaaattaatttagaaaaggAGAACCTACAAAAATTATGCTGAATGAAAACTCATTGTATGttatgtgtgaaaaaaaaaaagaaacaaaatggcAAATAACTTTCAGTTTTGAGAAGTGATTCTCTTAACGGGGGCAGAAATCATCTTTTTAAGGGGGGCAATCCATTAAACTCTTAGAAATGTATaaggaaattacaaaatttgaCGGGGCAACTGCCCCTATTTACCATACGTAGATCCACCCTTGAGGATTTTGCCACCGGTATCCAAAGCgtacaatataatataaatagagACTTGACTTGGGTTTAAAAAGTCCATCAGAGTCCATGTTCAAATAAGTGAACCTGGGAAGTGGGTCTTAGTGTGACATAATAAGAAAGGTACCTCGAGAAAACCTTGCAAATAAGAAGCACTGAATCAATGATGACAAGATTTTACTGAGGGGGAGACCTAAGATTTGCGGTCCTTGGTTTGAGGGGAAGTATTGTTGGGATGCAAACCAACATCCCACATTggaagattagaaaaaaaaaaattaatgagaaaTCCGTGAGATCTTTGCCACTTGGACTCAAAACGGATAATATCACTCTacaaagtaaattttttttttacccggGTCAAACACATaagtaaaaaattgtttaatataaatataaaacactCTACAAAGTTCAAACCAAAATACCTGCTACAAAAACATCTTTCAATCCTTCATGTCTTGTGTTGTAAATTACTTAGGATAAatttccataaccggcccatataTTGTCCAAGTCGAcaaggcccatcggccacctTCTCTAAACTTAGTCGGTTTAGTAATTTTATTGTGATAAGGCTTGGtcctttactatatatatgtacttctttgattgattcaataagaagaagagaatacaaCTTATAACATTCTCTAGACTTAGTCGGTAAACCCTGTTATGAATAGAATCAATCAAGTCAACATATAACATTCATTTCAATTGCAAGGAAGTAGGGTGATTACCCTTATTTTGGGGATTAAACCGAGCTTGAATGCCTCGAGGGAAGGCTATTCTCGGACTTTGACAAAGTCTAGAAATTATACCGTTAAATCTGGATACGAAGCCGCGAGAGCTATCTCTCGCCCTGCTTGCGACCTCCCTTCTCAGGGACCTAGTGTTATGACACTTAAGGCAcaagcatggaagttaaaaacatcacggaAGCTTAAGTATTTCGTGTGGCAATGTGTGACTGGATGCTTGGCAACATGTCAACGCCtgcattatcgccatattggtagagataaagattgtcctagatgtggagcggaggaggaaactataaaccatTTGCTATTTGAATGCCCCCAACACGTCAAGTATGGGCTTTATCGACAATCTCTTTCCATCCTATGGTGTTCCCTTCATCTTCCCCATATAGCAACATCGATTTTCTATATGGACGTGGTAGAGACTCTAGTGCAACTGACCAAAACTTGAGAACTTTCCCATGgatgatgtggtacatttggaaggcaagaaatatgaaagtgtttgaaaatatctctgaatctctgcaagatacactggagaaaactatccaagaagaagaagtttggagaagagcaaataacAGAGACTTAGCACCAGCGGTAGTAGAAGCATGCATACCTTCGATCCCAATTCCTCAAGAATCTcttgtatgctttatagatggatcttggcatacagaggtggataggagtgggCATGGCTGGATTGCGTCTATCAGTGATGGAATCCTGCACATGGGGCTAAAAGGATCGCGCAGAAGcttatccccattacatgcagagttagataccattatttgggctatggagtgcttATTAGCGTTGGACTTGGATAAAGCTCTTTTTGCTACAAATTGTTCAGACCTCCTaaggatgacgtctaatatcgaGGATTGGTCGActttttcatcagaattgaaggattttattcatttcagagatagatttgctaattttagtattagatatattctCCAAGAGGATAATATCCGTGCCGATAAATttgcgaaatgtgcaagagcacgaggtttctgtttttcccaaGTAAGCTTGTCGGTACCAAATTGGCTCTCTCTCGAAGAAAGTCatctccgataacttaatatatagggtttgatcgtcaaaaaaaaaattacttaggATGAatttccataaccggcccatataTTGTCCAAGTCGAcaaggcccatcggccacctTCTCTAAACTTAGTCGGTTTAGTAATTCTATTGTGACAAGGCTTTGtcctttactatatatatgtacttctATGATTGatttaataagaagaagagaatacaaCTTATAACATTCTCTAGACTTAGTCGGTAAACCCTGTTACGAACAGAATCAATCATGTCAACATATACCATTCATGTCAATTGCATAGAAAAAGGGAGATTTGACGAATAACAGACATCACCTGCATTGCCCATATACTCGGGCGATTCCCACTAAACCCTTTTGAGCGTAAGTGTTGCTCTATGTCCCCTGATTCCACGGGTATATGAAAGAATAAGCAACTTTTAGGGATCCTAGCTCCCACACCTGAATCAATAAGAGGAAACAATATCAAACCGTGAAATGAAGTATGATTAAAAGCTAACAACACATGTATTCTTGTAGTAACCAACCAAATATctctgaaaaacaaaatggacACTCCAAAGCAAAGGAAAGCACAAACCTTGAAGCTTATCATATGCAATTTCAAAAACCTTTTCTGGTGATACATCAAAGATCATAGTCGAGGTTGGCCAATTAAGCCTATAAGGTCGAGTATCCATGCCATCTGTGAACAAGACAACCTGCAAAGATGTGATAACAATGCTAAAGAGAGTTTGAAATTCAAACTCATGCTTGAGGATGACAAAAAGAAGTAATAAGTAAAGTAACTTGCTTTAGCCCATCAATGCGTTTAGCTATTTCTAACAACTTGTCATCGATAAACTTTGTTGCAAGACAGTAATGTTGTTGTTCATCGATGTCCAATTCCTTCTTTGTATAAGGAGGTAGGAAGCAAGCGGCATAAGGGTCGATAAAGAGAGGGTCTGCGTGTAGAAAGTATTAAGCTTTTGGTCAAAATTTCTTAAAGAAACTATTTGATCAAAGCTatgtgttcgacgaaatgcctaaGAGAAGGTCAAGACACAAACTTTGGCTCTTTGTGAGAGAATCCAATAGGATTGAAAATTTGAACTCTATTagtagaaaaagagagagatggctCGCCTGTTCGATTGGTTTCGCGCAGACGAAGGGATGCTGAATCTAGAGCTGATTGAATCAAAGGGTCGTTCTCTTCTCTGCGCTCTACTCTCACCGAACGAACGGCGGACGTCGGAGTCCGAAAGCGACGGAGTGCGGTGGCCGGAAAGTGTAGAGGAGAAGTGATAGGTCCCAATTTAGGACAATCAATGTTATCAAGAACAAAGGACAAGAACACTTTGGTTCTCAAAGACTTTAGAACAAGTTACTGCAATTTTCTCTTCATAACTTCTTTGTTGAAGTACATGTCTTTAAATACAAATAGCATTGATCGCTCACGATCCTACAAACAAGGAAATAAGAAAGTGGGAAATGGAGACACTAGTTCTCTTATTACTAAGGAGATAACTAAAAGAGTAAACTCGATCCTATCATTGTGACTGTAGGATCATTTACGTATGCAGCTTCTTGCTTCTTACCTCCTCAGCTACTTTTACGCATTGTTGTGTGATACATTTCTGCGATTTATTAGTTACCATACAAAATCAAACTGTGTATTTACAAACTGatcttactatttttatttgaatatgtttacataagtgttcatttttttattaaaaaaaatccaattaaaaCCTAATCTAGATTactaaaaaaactttatttgctcaaaattttagtgacaattttttttttataaaacatcaatcaaatatgaaaaagaaatcGTCAAATTAGCGATAAAAACAACCACTAAGAGCCAAATAGATCAGTTTTGGAAAAGCTTAGAAGTTGCTAGTTCGAGTGGGGTTTGAGAGGAAACCATATAATACTGCTCTGATTTCAGGCACGAAGGAATTTATAGGGTTTGGTATAGAATTTCTTAGTTATTCAAATTAACAACAAGGGACTCGATTTTATCATCCATTGCTATTATGAATTATCGGTGAAAAATGAAACGTGGAAGGAGATCCAGCGTTATTATCATGAGGTTCTATGAAACCTAATGTGACGACTTTTCcattgaccaaaaagaaaatacgaTTTTTCTAGTTTCTCTCGACACCatatattttactgttttttttttttttttttttttttttttttttttttttttttttttttttttNCGTCGACGACTTTTAGACATTCTCTTGACACCATATAATACGATTTTAAGTATGtcttataaaatcaaatatctgaaccagagacaaaaaaacaaaaaaggtagtAATAGTGAGCCATGTTCATGAAGCTCttcaccattttcttcttcagccTACTTTCTCAATTCCTAAAGTCCTCTTCCCAGACTCTCGACTTCACTTACAATGGTTTTGGGAATAATGATAATATATCCATCCAAGGAACTGCCTCACTCACATCAAACGGTCTCTTGGTGCTAACCAACACAAATGTCCTTGGTACTGGTCACGCCTTCTATACGAAACCAATCCTGTTCAAAGATTCTCCAAACGGCACTGCTTCGTCCTTCTCCACAACCTTTGTCTTCGCTATCAATCCTCAGATCGATATACTTAGCGGCCACGGCTTGGCCTTTGTCGTCGCTCCTAACTCCAGCCTCCCTTTCGGCAGTCCCAACCAGTACCTCGGTCTCTTCAACAACGCCAACAACGGTAATGATTCTAATCACGTATTCGCTGTCGAATTAGACACTATTCGGAGTACGGAGTTCAATGATACGGACGACAACCATGTCGGAATCGATATCAATAGCCTGAGGTCAGTGGAAAGTTCTCCGGCTGGGTACTGGGACGAGAAAGATCAGTTTGTTAATCTTAATTTGATCAGTCGTAAGCGTATGCAGGTTTGGGTCGATTACGATGGATATACCAACCGAATCAATGTGACCATGGCTCCGTTCGGACAGGTTAAACCTAGAAAACCGCTTGTTTCTATTGTCAGAGATCTAACTTCGGTTCTTCTGCAAGATATGTACGTAGGTTTCTCCTCGTCGACCGGTAGTATTCTGTCGCAACATTATGTTTTCGGGTGGAGTTTCAGGTTGAAGGGTGAAGCTCCGCCATTGGCCTTATCGAAACTCCCGAAGTTTCCGTGGGTGGAGGGGGACGTGGGGCCTACGAGAATATACAAGTTCTACAAGAACTGGATGCCGTTGATATCCCTCTTGGTGATTCCCGTGTTGCTTATTATATCGCTAGTCTTTCTGGGGCGCTTCAttgtgaggaggaggagaaagttTGCAGAGGAGCTCGAAGATTGGGAAAAAGAATTTGGGAAAAACCGATTAAGGTTCAAGGACTTGTACTATGCCACCAAAGGGTTCAAGGAGAAGGACCTTCTTGGATCGGGCGGGTTTGGGAAGGTTTACAAAGGTTTCATGCGGACAACAAAAAGGGCGATCGCTGTAAAAAGAGTctcaaacaaatctaaacaaggtttgaaagagtTTGTGGCTGAGATCGTTAGTATTGGACAGATGAGTCACCGTAACTTAGTTCCTCTCTTGGGTTATTGCCGCCGGAGAGACGAGCTTCTTCTGGTGTACGATTACATGCCCAATGGAAGCTTAGACAAGTATTTGTACAATAGTC contains:
- the LOC104737534 gene encoding uncharacterized protein LOC104737534, whose translation is MHPLFIDPYAACFLPPYTKKELDIDEQQHYCLATKFIDDKLLEIAKRIDGLKQVVLFTDGMDTRPYRLNWPTSTMIFDVSPEKVFEIAYDKLQGVGARIPKSCLFFHIPVESGDIEQHLRSKGFSGNRPSIWAMQVMSVIRQISLFLCN
- the LOC104737533 gene encoding L-type lectin-domain containing receptor kinase IV.4-like codes for the protein MFMKLFTIFFFSLLSQFLKSSSQTLDFTYNGFGNNDNISIQGTASLTSNGLLVLTNTNVLGTGHAFYTKPILFKDSPNGTASSFSTTFVFAINPQIDILSGHGLAFVVAPNSSLPFGSPNQYLGLFNNANNGNDSNHVFAVELDTIRSTEFNDTDDNHVGIDINSLRSVESSPAGYWDEKDQFVNLNLISRKRMQVWVDYDGYTNRINVTMAPFGQVKPRKPLVSIVRDLTSVLLQDMYVGFSSSTGSILSQHYVFGWSFRLKGEAPPLALSKLPKFPWVEGDVGPTRIYKFYKNWMPLISLLVIPVLLIISLVFLGRFIVRRRRKFAEELEDWEKEFGKNRLRFKDLYYATKGFKEKDLLGSGGFGKVYKGFMRTTKRAIAVKRVSNKSKQGLKEFVAEIVSIGQMSHRNLVPLLGYCRRRDELLLVYDYMPNGSLDKYLYNSPDVTLDWKQRFKVIKGVASALFFLHEEWEQVVIHRDVKASNVLLDSEHNGRLGDFGLARLCGHGSDPQTTHVAGTWGYLAPDYIRTGRATTATDVFAFGVLLLEVACGRRPIDQNENGERLLLVDWVLGFWTEENILDAKDPKLGPEYDQREVEMVLKLGLLCAHPNPQVRPTMRQVLHYLKGDAMLPDFSPSDFCGGGMTLGINQGLGSRCTALGT